The Agelaius phoeniceus isolate bAgePho1 chromosome 19, bAgePho1.hap1, whole genome shotgun sequence genome includes the window GTTGCACTGGGTgtttccagcctggctccacGAAGGTCAGCAGCCACAGGACTgtgacacaggaacacaccCCAGTGTCCAACACCAGCGTGGGGCAAAAGTCCCCTGGACACCTGCTGTCAtgcactgcagcccctcagaGGCACCAATTCACAGGCCAGGCACCCTCCACCCACTGCTTATGCCTTGGTGTGGTGGGGGAtcccccagagcctggccccagcaggggatgaggtgccagggcagggaatgtggcactgggagccggctgggcacagcagagtgAGAGGAGGCGGTGAGGATGCGGGGCCGGGTcccctgtgcagagctgcctgtggcacccaggcacagctgacaggggctgcagcacgtCCAGCTGGCAGAGCCGCTGCCCAGGGGCAccactggtgctgctgctgggcagtgccagctccgGGGAGGGGCCGGTGCTGCCAGGGGTCCCGGCCACCCCAGACCTTGCTGTTCCAccacacagagccactgctccCTCTATGCCATTGTCCACTGGCTCCAGACCAGGGAGAGCTGGTCCACGGCTCCTTCTGCACTCCCAGGTCTGTGCTGGAAACAGCCCCAGTCTGCAGGGACCCTGTTCCTGTGGGTGGTGGGGATCTGGCGTGGGGCCACGGCTGTGCAGCACCACAGGCAGCTGGGGCAAAgggcctgggcagggacaggggaagaccatgatggggctgggagcatgACTGGCCCCCGTGCCAGGACCCCTCACCCAGTGCAGTCTGCCCGGCTTGGCcacactggggcagggctgggagcggcTGCCAGATGGGGGGAGTCCAGGGCAGAGGCCTCCCTGCTGCTAAATCCCACTGCAGCCACTAAAAATAGCGACACCTCTGCCCCAAAGTTGCTCCCCGGCTGCGCAgaggggctgacagcaaggcacTGTGACCCAAGGACCTGGAGGAGCATttccagccagggcagggactgatgCTTGGCCAGGGACTGGCACTGGCATCTTCCCGTGGGGCTGGCACATAGGTGGCAGTGGCatgggacaggcagggatggTGTTGTGCTggaggggggcacagggctggtggAATTGGGTTAGCAGGGGAAGAGAGACAGGGATGCTGGCATGGGGCTGTGGGAGGAAAGAGACAGGGATCCTGAGGTGGGATAGGAGAGGAACTAGGACAGGAATAGTGGTTGGGCAACAGTGCTGCTGGGGCGGGGCTGGGGTGATGACAAAATCAGGAATTCTGGAGTGGTGAGGTGGCTAGTGGGCACCCAAGAAAGGTCCCTGTTCACAGAGCCCACCCAGTGAGAACTGTCCCAGGAGGCAGCTCCCTCTGTCCTGGGACTGGCTAAATAAGGCCATGGCAGGTCCTGCTCCCCGAGCTGCATCTGGAGCCCCATGTGCTGATTaatgagctgctccagcagccactTGCGACATGGCGAGTGGGTCTGCACGGACGGAGGAAACACGACTTTCCCAGGGATAAAAAtaggcacaggcagagcagcgAGCCCTGGGAGCAGACTGATGGGGAGCAGGACACTCTGGCTGGTGCCCAGGGggagcccaggggctggggtggTGCTGCAGTGCCCGCGCTGGCACTGGCACCGCTGTCCATCCCCCCGGCTCCGCTGCCCTCACCCCACACCgtgggctgtgccatggggcTGCTGCCAAAACGGGCCCTTGTGGGAAGAGCCAAAATCCTGCTCAGGAGCCCCATAACCGGCTTAGGGCTGGAGGGAATTACGGCACCTCGTGAGCCACGGCCTGTGGAGCACCCGGACCCCACGTCAGGCAAGGGCCCAGGTCactgcctggagctgggggagATGGACCCacaggggcacagcccagctgagctTGTCCCAggcccacagcagccccacGAGCCAGGATCCCTGGGGGTTAATGGCAGTGTCCCacccctgctctccatgctccctggccatccctggaggtgctgctgccagacCATGGCTGGGTGTCAGGCATGAGAGCCCAcggaggcagggagagcccaggtGCCAGCCTCTCTGCCTGAGGGCGTGCTCAGCTGTGAGGGGGGGTCCCTTCTGCCAGGGGGTCTGCATTCTCAGGATGCAGCAGTGATGCACAGCTGGGTCCCAGCAGCAGCGTGGGGTGGCACCAGCCCAGGTTTTCTGCGAGGGTCGGGAGGCAGCACTGCCACTGCACTCCAGCCACACGGGGGCTGAAACTGGCTTGGCAGGCAGAGAACCTGCATGGTCACTGTCACAGTGCCTTCCTGGGGAGGATAATACAGGCACTTGGTGCAAAAATGAGTGAACAAATATCTGAATGTGAACACCAAGCAGGGTCGGGTGGGGATGGAGACAGGCTCTGTGCCAGAGTGGCCATCTCCAACCCCACCTGCCCTAGCCCCATGtcccccagctgtgtcccaggagTCCCCGTGACCAGGAGTCTTGCACAGGGCTGCCCACATGCCAGGGCCGGCACCACCGGGCTGGAGAAGCTGCTGAGGGCCGGTAGGAAGCCGTGTGCCTTGCGCTGTGTCCCATGCATGTGGTCCAGAGGAGGGATGTCCCAGCCACGTCTCCTCACCCTGCTGgcgctgctgctctgctgccaggtaAGGATGAGCTGTCACACATGAGGGTGCTCTGCCCcatgctcagcccagcacccacGCAGGACCACCGAGCCACCCATCCCACTGCATCCCCTCACCATGGCACGTGGTACAGCATCTGGTGCCCCTTTGTGCCTCCTCATGGCACGGCATGGCTGAGAATGGCATGGCATGGCTCAGAATGGCGTGGCGTGGCATGGTATGTTCGCCAGCACCATCTGGGGTcactgcctggcacagcacGGTGCCCCCTGTGAGCAGGACACGAGTGACAGGTGGTCCCTGGTGCCCGCAGGGCCCCTCTGCCCAGATCACGGATAACGTCGTGGAGAGATGGAAGGAGTACAGCGAGGAGTGCCAGCGCAACATGAGCCTCCAGCCCGCGCCCACGGGTCAGTGCCCCGGGGTCCCGAGGGTCCTGCtgagatggggatggggcacagagccagcacagggccccCGCAGGATGGGGACAAGCAGAGggggcaggggagggtgagGCCAAAGCGCCACCAGCTCCTgtcctcctgcagagctggtCTGTAACCGCACCTTCGACAAGTTCTCCTGCTGGCCCGACACGATGCCCAACAGCACAGCCAGTGTGCCCTGCCCCTGGTTCCTGCCCTGGTACCAGAAAGGTAATGCAGGGAGGGGCGTGTGCACGTGCagctgtgcagtgtgtgcagctgtgcagtgtgtgcacctgtgcagtgtgtgcagctgtgcagtgtgtgcagtgtgtgcagtgtgtgcaggtgtgtgcagctgtgcagtgtgtgcagctgtgcagtgtgtgcagtgtgtgcagtgtgtgcagctgtgcagtgtgtgcagtgtgtgcagtgtgtgcagtgtgtgcagctgtgctgtgtgtgtgcagctgcgcagtgtgtgcagtgtgcacagtgtgtgcagtgtgttCACAGGTGTGTGCAGCTGTGCAGTGTGTTCACAGGTGTGTGCagctgtgcagtgtgtgcagctgtgcagtgtgtgcagtgtgttcacagctgtgtgcagctgtgctgggacacctgTGTGCTGCGTGcatgtgctgctgcaggcagtcACACTGGGGCCAGTGCACGCTGCCTgtgggggcacaggggctggcaCCCCTCACCATCCCCTCCCCTCGCAGTGAAGCACAGACACGTCTTCAAGACCTGTGGGCCGGACGGACAGTGGGTGACAGGCCCGCGGGGACAGTCCCTGCGCGATGCCACACAGTGTGAGCAGGATGACGAGGACCTGAAGGCGCAGGTGGGCAGACCTGGGCAGCAGGGGTGTGGGggtccctgcctgcccccctgcctgccctccatctgcccctgccctcacTTGCTCCCTCCTCTTCCAGGAAAAGTTTGCCAAGACCTATGGCAGCTTCAAGGTGATGTACACTGTGGGCtactctgtgtccctgtgtgcgcTGCTGCtcgccctggccctgctgctgggcttcAGGTGGGACTTTGGGCATGGCTGTccacaggctgggcagggggaggccAGGGCCCACGCACGGGCACTGACAATGGCCCCCAAATCCGCAGCAAGCTGCACTGCATGAGGAACTACATCCACATGAACCTGTTCGCCTCCTTCATCCTGAAGGGCGTCTCCGTGCTGGTCATCGACGCCCTGCTCAAAACCCACTACAGCGACAAGATCGACGGCTACAACGTGCAAGTGTGGCTGAGCGACGAGGTCAgcgcagggacagggacggggatggggatggggatggggatggggacagggacaggcagtgctgtggggctgggggcacggGCACACAcgcaggcagtgctgcagccctgacccctgcccacaggcagctgcaggctgcagggcagccacGGTCTTCATGCAGTACGGCATCGTGGCCAACTACTGCTGGCTGCTGGTGGAAGGCATCTACCTGCACAACCTGCTGGTGGTGGCCGTCTTCTCCGAGAGGAGCTACTTCACCCTCTACCTGTGCATCGGCTGGGGTGAGTGTGGGTGGGCTGGGCCCCCTgaccctgtgccctgctgtgcctcaCCCGTGCTCTGCTCACCTCCCCTCAGGGGCACCCATGCTGTTCCTCATTCCCTGGGTCATTGTGAAGTTCCTCTATGAAAACATACAGTGAGtaccagctccagctgctggctggagggggcacagggcacaggtagGTGCGGGTGGGACTGTAGGGACGTTGTGCTGGCCCTGGAGTCACTCCACACCATTGCCCATGGCAAGGAGCAGGGTTCTGGGCCTTAGTGCTTGCTTGACTCAGGCTACCAATGCCATGCCagtctccagctgctgcctggtaAAGGGGCTTCCTGGCAGTTCCCATCCCTCCATTCTGCAGGTGCTGGTCCACAAACAACAACATGGGCTTCTGGTGGATCCTTCGCTTCCCCGTGTTCCTGGCCATCCTGGTgagccccctgcagcccctgctccacgTCTGTGTCACAGGCCCCAGGATGGCTGTGGAGGGGCTGCCGagggcaggagagcagaggtgtcctgtctgcccctcctctggctctgcctgtgcccCTGAGGGCTCGCTCCATTCCATTGCAGATCAACTTCTTCATCTTCATCCGCATCATTCAGATCCTTGTTTCCAAGCTCCGTGCACACCAGATGCGCTACACTGACTACAAGTTCAGGTGGGTGCTGGACGTGGCTCTCCCTGAGTCCCCACGGCACACACGGCTGTGTTCCCACCCGAGACCCCCGTCCCACAGGCTGGCCAGGTCCACGCTGACGCTCATCCCACTGCTGGGCATCCACGAGGTGGTCTTTGCCTTCATCACGGACGAGCACGCCCAGGGCACGCTGCGCTACGTCAAGCTCTTCTTCGACCTCTTCCTGAGCTCCTTCCAGGTGAGCCCAGGCCTCCTTGGGGACACTCAGTCTCAAGAGGGACTGGACTGAGGTCTGGTTACGCTCTTCACGCCTCTCCTCCCCGTTCCCAGGGTTTGCTGGTGGCCATTCTCTACTGCTTCGTCAACAAGGAGGTGAGCAGGACAGCAGGGGCACGGGCAGCAGGGGCACGGGCAGCgggggcacaggcagcaggggcaCAGGCAGTGGGGCACGGGCAGCGGGGCACGGGCAGCGGGGCACGGACAGCAGGGCACGGGCAGCAGGGGCACGGGCAGCGGGGCACGGGCAGCGGGGCACGGGCGGCAGGGCACGGGCAGcggggcacaggcagcaggggcaCGGGCAGTGGGGCACGGACAGCAGGGCACGGGCAGCAGGGGCACGGGCAGcggggcacaggcagcagggcatGGGCAGCAGGGGCACGGGCAGCAGAGGCACGGGCAGCGGGGCACGGGCAGCAGGGCATGGGCAGCAGGGGCACGGGCAGCGGGGCACGGGCAGCAGGGCATGGGCAGCGGGGCATGGGCAGCAGGGGCATGGGCTCACATTGACAGCTGCTGCCCGcaggtgcaggcagagctgctgaagcGGTGGCAGCGCTGGAAGCTGGGGAAGGACCTGGCTGAGGAGTACAAGCACACCTACAGCCACGCACCCAGTGCCCGCAACGGCGCCGGCAGCACCTGCGAGAAGCACCAGCTGGTGAGCGGCTGCACCAACGGGCTGGGGCGCAGCCTGGGCCCCCAGGCCGGCGCCCAGCGCCTGGAGAGGAGCGGGCGCAGCACCGCAGAGCACCTCGCCCTCGGGGGCCATCACCACTGCTACGAGTTTCCTGAGACCACGGCCGAGAGCCATTTCTGAGCCCGCAGCCAGCTGGGAGGGCTGCCCTGAGCCGTGCCCTGCCCCGTCCTCCCCTGGTGCCTGGCACACGGACACAGTGAGGCAGGCAAGGGGGACCTGGACCTCTGGAAGGGAGAACTGTGGGGCCAGGGGGATCTGTAGGGGGGGAGTTTGTCCTGTGGTGCTTCCTCGTGCACCTTGAGTCCCTGTGCACAGTGCTGTAATTTATCTGTCATATCTGTAAATAGGTGTGGGCCCGTGCCGGGCTGCAgggccagctctgtgtgtgctttgctgtggggactggggacactgggaacatTGGATGTGTGTGGACCATGCTCCCAAGCACCCCTGGGATGCTCACAGGCCACAGCCATGGATGGGGAGCTGAGTCACCCGGCAGGGATGGGCTGCTCCAGAAGAcagccccactgcctgccccagcccagcacaggtgAGGGGGCAGACGTGCAGCCGCAGCCGCTGCAGCGCTGCCGGCcgggggcagctccagctcccccagcacGCGCTTTCCTTTGGCCGCTAATCGGCTCTGTCCTTTCGCTGCCAGGAGCCCTTAATTAAATCATTTGGCTCTGCCCGCGGCACCCCCGCTCTCCCGGTCGCTGGCCCAGGCCGTGGCCGGGCATCAGCCGGCGGCAGCGCTGGCTCGGTGAGCGCAGCGGGGTGCGGGGCTGCGGGACCCCTGTGCCGCCCCTGGGCTGGCTGCGGCGGGCTCACGGCCGTGCCCTAAGAGGCTTGTGCTGCGCACATGAGCGCTAAGCCCGGATGCCGCAGCTTTGGGCACCACAATCGCCTGGTGTGTGGGGATTAGGCCGGTGCTGCTCCCCGGCCGGGTTCACCCTGCCCGAGGGGTGGCGGCGGGACGGAGAGCCGCCCTGCCGTGACCCCCTGCCCGCGGACCGTGGGCACTGCCCGTCACCACCACGCGGCTGGGCCCGAGCGGGTGACGGCCCCGGCTGCCCAAGGCCCGCACCCAGCCCGGCACAGGCACAGGGGCCGcgctgagcaggggctgagaGCGGCAGCTGCGCCCCGGCAGTGCCACCAGTGAGCGCCGGGCAGGCGCTGCTGCCCTCGGTAAATCGCACCCAGCCGCAGCACCGCCCGCACGGCCGCGGCCCCGACCCCCGCGGGTCCCCCGACGCCCACGGCTGCCCTGGCACCCTCGGGAGCCGTCGGGAGCCGCGCTGCCTGTGgtgtccccggccacagcgaGGCACCGGCGGGGCTGGCGTGGCACGGCCATAGAAGGGATGGCCCGGGCCACGCAGAGCTTGGCTccggcagcagagcccagcccagcgcACAGTAATTTTCCTCTGTTTACTCACAACTTGCTGTCTGCCCTGGCCGAGCAGGAGCCGGCGCCCGAGAGGCAGAGCAGCGCTGGCAGCGGGGATGGatgggagcagcagagacggGGCACAGAGGCTCTGGGCTGCGGGGCACAGAggctctgggcaggggcagcagcaccgTGGGGCTCCGGCGGAACGGGCGAGGGAAGGGGAGCGCAGTGCTGGGGGTCTGCCCCGGCCCCAAGtgcagggacggggacaggaaTTGAGGGAGGAACAGGCATTACCCCACTCACAGCCATGGTGCCAGAGcggccccggcagcccccgcggAGCCAGCGGCCCTACAGCCGCTGCCGTCACTGCGG containing:
- the GCGR gene encoding glucagon receptor isoform X1 is translated as MWSRGGMSQPRLLTLLALLLCCQGPSAQITDNVVERWKEYSEECQRNMSLQPAPTELVCNRTFDKFSCWPDTMPNSTASVPCPWFLPWYQKVKHRHVFKTCGPDGQWVTGPRGQSLRDATQCEQDDEDLKAQEKFAKTYGSFKVMYTVGYSVSLCALLLALALLLGFSKLHCMRNYIHMNLFASFILKGVSVLVIDALLKTHYSDKIDGYNVQVWLSDEAAAGCRAATVFMQYGIVANYCWLLVEGIYLHNLLVVAVFSERSYFTLYLCIGWGAPMLFLIPWVIVKFLYENIQCWSTNNNMGFWWILRFPVFLAILINFFIFIRIIQILVSKLRAHQMRYTDYKFRWVLDVALPESPRHTRLCSHPRPPSHRLARSTLTLIPLLGIHEVVFAFITDEHAQGTLRYVKLFFDLFLSSFQGLLVAILYCFVNKEVQAELLKRWQRWKLGKDLAEEYKHTYSHAPSARNGAGSTCEKHQLVSGCTNGLGRSLGPQAGAQRLERSGRSTAEHLALGGHHHCYEFPETTAESHF
- the GCGR gene encoding glucagon receptor isoform X2, with the protein product MWSRGGMSQPRLLTLLALLLCCQGPSAQITDNVVERWKEYSEECQRNMSLQPAPTELVCNRTFDKFSCWPDTMPNSTASVPCPWFLPWYQKVKHRHVFKTCGPDGQWVTGPRGQSLRDATQCEQDDEDLKAQEKFAKTYGSFKVMYTVGYSVSLCALLLALALLLGFSKLHCMRNYIHMNLFASFILKGVSVLVIDALLKTHYSDKIDGYNVQVWLSDEAAAGCRAATVFMQYGIVANYCWLLVEGIYLHNLLVVAVFSERSYFTLYLCIGWGAPMLFLIPWVIVKFLYENIQCWSTNNNMGFWWILRFPVFLAILINFFIFIRIIQILVSKLRAHQMRYTDYKFRLARSTLTLIPLLGIHEVVFAFITDEHAQGTLRYVKLFFDLFLSSFQGLLVAILYCFVNKEVQAELLKRWQRWKLGKDLAEEYKHTYSHAPSARNGAGSTCEKHQLVSGCTNGLGRSLGPQAGAQRLERSGRSTAEHLALGGHHHCYEFPETTAESHF